In Macrobrachium nipponense isolate FS-2020 chromosome 30, ASM1510439v2, whole genome shotgun sequence, a genomic segment contains:
- the LOC135202415 gene encoding U5 small nuclear ribonucleoprotein TSSC4-like, with amino-acid sequence MSSFKLHSADSAFNDRVDALFNSLQTVAVDLDSQSPEKRPFEDDGANDVDAVEIHSGTIGHKFRKPAGLPPKWRGRGCAAKRLCGPRNETPDYVKNPQNWTRYSMKDTKVSSDRENKEIGLELYEELRARKMDSPKEGEAREDEEGCPKIIFKKPVKPAEAVQETRPSEAPEHSLGLDENFGGTKKFRMPEYQVGQSKPKCELLKVTAEKDESEKRKTKDAVRLDYLTFEDDAEDEDN; translated from the coding sequence ATGTCATCTTTCAAGCTACACTCGGCGGACTCCGCCTTCAACGACAGAGTAGACGCCCTCTTCAATTCTCTCCAAACCGTCGCGGTCGACCTCGATTCACAGTCTCCAGAGAAAAGGCCTTTCGAGGACGACGGTGCTAATGATGTCGACGCTGTGGAAATCCACAGTGGGACAATCGGTCATAAGTTCAGAAAGCCCGCCGGGCTTCCGCCGAAGTGGCGAGGACGCGGTTGTGCGGCGAAGAGATTGTGTGGCCCAAGGAACGAAACTCCAGATTACGTAAAAAATCCGCAGAATTGGACTAGATACAGCATGAAAGACACCAAGGTATCCAGTGACCGGGAGAATAAGGAGATAGGGCTCGAACTCTATGAGGAGTTACGCGCAAGGAAAATGGATTCACCGAAGGAAGGAGAGGCGCGAGAAGATGAGGAAGGCTGTCCGAAAATCATATTCAAGAAACCCGTCAAGCCTGCAGAAGCAGTTCAGGAAACCAGGCCCAGTGAGGCCCCTGAACACTCCCTGGGGCTGGACGAAAACTTCGGAGGAACTAAGAAATTCCGTATGCCGGAATATCAAGTTGGTCAGAGTAAACCCAAATGTGAATTACTAAAAGTGACTGCGGAAAAAGATGAGagtgaaaaaagaaagacaaaagatGCAGTGAGATTAGATTACCTTACGTTTGAAGATGATGCTGAAGATGAGGACAATTAG